CGTACAGCTGGAACACCTGGTTGTTGAGCGGATCCGGATTCGCCGGCCCAAAGGCATCCCAGGGGGCCCGGTCCACCTTGGTGCTCAACAGCCAGCCGTCGTGATAGAGGGCCCACTGGCCCATCATCTCGAAGTACTGGGTCGTATGGCGGGACGGAGCCTTGGCATTGCCCTGATCGAAGGTGTACAGAAAACTGGTGCCCTCGATCGGCTTCTGCGGGATGCCGTCCACCGTGTCCGGGGCCGGAATGCCGGTGGCCTCGAGGATCGTGGGCAGCACATCGATCACGTGGACGAACTGCTCGCGCAGGCCGCCCTTGTCCTTGATGCGTTTAGGCCAGGAGATCACCATGTTCTGGTTCACCCCACCGAGCCGCGAGGCGTTCTGCTTGAACCAGTCGAAGGGGGTGTCGAAGGCCCACGACCAGCCGGCCGACATGTGGTTGTAGGCGTATTCGGTCCCCCAGGCGTCGTAGTACTTCATCTGCACATCCACCGGTGGGCGCACGTCGTTGAAGAAGGCCACCTCGCTGAAGGTGCCTTCCGGGCCGCCCTCGGCGCTGGTGCCGTTGTCGCCGTTGATGTAGATAATCAAGGTGTTGTCGAGCTTGCCCAGATCGTCAAAGGCCTGGATCACCCGACCGATTTCGTGGTCGTTGTAGGCCACATAGGCGGCGAACACCTCCACCTGGCGGATGTAGAGCTGCTTGGCCTCCTCGCTGAGCTGATCCCAGGGGGTCAGGATGTCAGCGGGCCAGGGGGTGAGCTCCTCATCGGCGGGAATCACACCGAGCTTCTTCTGATTCTCGAAGATCCGCTCGCGCAGCTTCTCATAGCCATCATCGAAGAGATGCATGGCATGGATCTTGTCCACCCATTCCTTGGTGGGATGGTGGGGAGCATGGGAGGAGCCGGGCACGTAGTGGAGGAACACCGGCTGCTCGGGGTTGGTCTGATGGATGCGCGTCATCCAGTCGATGGCGTCATCGGCCATCGCGGTGATCAGATTCCAGGAGGGCTCTTCACCGGTGACGGGCCACACCTTCGCCGCCAGATTGGAGCGATCCAGCTTCAGGCTGCCTTCCTGGCCCTTCCAGGGGTAGATCTGGGTGGTGTTGCGGAAGAGATTCGGCCCCCACTGGTTGGCATCCCCGCCCACGAATCCGTAGAAATAGTCGAAGCCCATGCCGGTGGGCCATTGGGTGAAGGGCCCGGCCTGGCTGGCCTGGTAGGTGGGGGTGTTGTGATCCTTGCCGAACCAGCTGGTGGCGTAGCCGTTGTCGCGCAGGATCCGGCCGATGGTGGCGTTCTCGACGCCGATGATGCTGTCGTAGCCGGGGAAACCGGTGGCCTGCTCGGCGATCACCCCGAAACCCACCGAATGGTGATTGCGCCCGGTGATCAGCGCCGCCCGCGTGGGGGAACACAGGGCCGTGGACATGATGCGGTTGTAACGCAGCCCCTGACTGGCGATGCGCTCCATCGCAGGCGTGGGGATCACGCCACCGAACACGCTGTTGATGGCGAAACCGGCGTCGTCCGTCATGATCAGCAGGACGTTCGGCGCCTCCTTGGGCGGCACCACCGTCGGTGGCCACCAGGACGTGGATTGAAGGGCGTTCTCCTTGATCACCCCGCCGAAGGGACGGGCTGGGGCCGGCAGCTGACGGCCGGAGATCGTGGCCTTGGCGGCCGGGCTGCCCAGCACACCGCTCACCATCCGCTGGGCGGCCGCGGGGGTCCAGCCGCCCTGCCAGGCCACCAGCGCCAGCGCCAGCACCAGGGCACCCAGGCGCCTGCCCCAGCCGAACCGGATACGGCGCAGCCGGGCCAGCAGCGTGGCGGGGCGGAGGTCAGCCATGGGGGTTGGGGGGTGCGGTGAGCGACGCCACCAGGCGGAAGCCCAGGTGGTTGGTGCCCGTGTCCGGGCTTTCGGCCTCCCGGGCAGAGGGGCGGTAGCGGGAGCAATAGGCGGGGGAGCAGAGGAAGGAGCCCCCCTTGATCACGTGTTTGGCGACCCCCGGGTCCCGCGGGTCCTGGGAAACGGCGGCATCCACGACCACGGGATCCGGGCCCTGGCCGAGCCCGCCGTGTCCGGGGGCGTACCAGTCACGGGTCCACTCCCACACGTTGCCGGTGGTGTCATGGAGGCCGTAGCCATTGGGGGGATAGGACCCCACCGGCGCCGTGCCCGCGTGGCCGTCGTCGCCCGTGTCCAGGTGGGGGAAGGGCCCCTGCCAGGTGTTGGCGCGGCGGGGATCCCAGGTGTCACCCCAGCCGAACACCGCATCCCGCAGCCCGCCCCGGGCAGCCAGTTCCCACTGGGCCTCGCTGGGCAGGGCCGCACCGCTCCAGGCGGCATAGGCGGCGGCGTCCGTGTAGGCCACTTGCACCACCGGATGGTCGAGGCGATGCTCGATCGAGCTGCCCGGCCCCTCGGGATGGCGCCAGTCGGCCCCGGGCACCCAGTGCCACCCCGCCAGCTCATCGATCTGCTCACCTTCTGCCACGGGCCGGAACACCAGGGCGCCCGCCCGGCGCTCAGAGGGGGAGAGCTCGGGGAACTGCTCCGCTGGCAGGGGGCGCTCCGCCACTGTGCGGTAGCCGGTGGCCGCCACGAAGGCGGCGAACTGGCGGTTGGTGACCTCGTGGGTGCCCATGCAGAAGGCCCCCACCTGCACCCGGGCCGCCGGCAACTCCTCCGGCCGACGGCCGGCGGCACCCATCCGGTAGCTGGCGGCCGGTATGGCCACCATGCCCTCGGGACACCCCAGCGCAAACGCCGGCTGCAGCGCCACCCCAGCCGGGAGCCAGCCGAGCAGGAGACACCCAAGCAGAACAGAGCCGAGCAGGAGCGCTGCCGGAATCACTGGCCGTGACACAACGAACACGACAACGCCACGAGGTGGCCCATCCATAGACACCAAACGATGGCTCGCCCGCTCCGAAAGGGATGAGCGAGTCACAAAAAACGTTGCAATCAGAGTCCGCGAAGAACACCTCCGCGCAACATCATCGAAATAACGCAAGTTCCACGCTCTCAGTCGCTTGGCTGGAGAAGCGCCATCAGGGCGTCGTCATTCAAGCCAAGGGCGACACGCTGGCATGTCAGGCGACGACGACAGGCCAAACGCTTGCCGTTGGTTCTTCATCGCAAGCCCTGCAAGGTCAACAGAATTCACAACCTCACAATGAGACAAGCTCCAGACAAAACGGCCTCGCCGTGTGCCATCCCCAGGAAGGATCTGGGCTGCAGGACTCCCCGAAGACCCCAAGCCCGCCTTCAGGTTCATGGAGAACATGCCATGCGGAATCCACGGCCCTTTCGCTGGAATCGGATCAGGATGGGATGACGGCGTCACCACGATCCAGGGCTGATCATGCACGGGGCCATTCCCTTCCTCGATCAGCAGGCGGTGACGCTCACCCAGGCCGATGCCGTGGTGCGGAGGATCGCCGACCAGCTGCCGCTGCGGGGCCTCGTGCACGTCGGACCCGCGGCAGCGCTGCGGATGCGGAGTGTGGTGGTGCCCCTGGGCCGCCTCTGTGTGGCGGGCACGGCCCACTCACCGCTGCGGATCGAGATGGACCCGCTGCCGGATGCGGTCACCCTGGCCTTCACCGAGCAGGGAGGGGCAGATCTGCGGGCCGATGGCCGATGCGTTCGCCTCACCCCCCGCAGCACGGGGATGTTCCTGCCCGTCACGGCCTTCCAGTGCGAGAGCGAGAGCATCGTCTCGGTGCTGATCCACGATTCCGCCCAACGGCTCGCGGCCACCGCCGCAGCCATGGCCGGCTGCGCCGATGGTGAAGCCCCGTGCCTGCCCAGCGGATTCCACCGGCCGGTGTTTCTCGACGGCAGCGAGGACCCGCTGCGCAACGCCGTGTTCACCTCCCTGCGCAGGACCCTGCGCCTGCTGGACCAGCCCCTGCTCCTGACGGGGGGCTTTGGGGCCCTGCAACTGGAGGATCTGCTGCGCCGCCATCTCGTGCTGCTGCTCTGGCCAGCACTGGCCGACCCCGACCGACCGGTCCCGGCGCCGCTCAGCAGGGACCCCATCTTCGAGGAGCTGCTGGAGTGGATGGATGCCCACCATGACCAGCCGATCACCCTCACCCAGCTGGCCCAGCGCAGCGGCGATTCCGTGAGGACCCTCCAATACCGCTTCCAACGGCAGGTGGGCTGCTCGCCCATGCAGTGGCTGCGCCAGCGCCGGCTCGAGGCTGCGAGGGCGGACATAGGGCGTGCAGGCCAGGAGGACAGCGTGGCCGCCATTGCCAGGCGGCACGGCTTCCATCACCTGGCGGGGTTCAGCACCGCCTTTCAGCGCCGCTACGGCCTGCTCCCCTCCGAAGCGAGGCGCCAGGGGCGCCGACGTTGAGCCAGGGAGCTGGTGGTTCAGGAAGCCAGCAACCGCAGGCGCAGCCGGTTCAGGGCCTCGCCCACCGTGAGGGTCTGGATCCAGTGGCGGCCGCGGCTGGAGCCGAACCGCACCCCCTCGCTCCAGGCCCCCAAGGCATCCGCCACGGCGATGTGCACCAGACCCACGGGTTTCTGCTCGCTGCCGCCCCCGGGCCCGGCGATGCCGGTGACGGCCACGCCCCAGGTGGCTCCGGCGAGCCGCCTGGCTCCAGCCGCCATCGCCAGCGCCACCGGATCGCTCACGGCCCCATGCCGCTCCAGATCCAGGGCGCTCACCCCCAAGAGGCCCTCCTTCACCGCATTGGCGTAGGCGATCACCCCGCCCAGGAACACATCCGAGGCTCCGGGCACCGCCGCCAGGGCAGCCCCGATGCCGCCACCGGTGCAGCTCTCGGCCACGGCCAGGGTCTCGCCACGCCGGCGCAGCTGCTCGAGCACCACCGAGGCCAGGCTGTCCCCATCCGCCCCGAAACAGGCCTGGCCGGCCCGGCGGCGGATCTCGGCCTCCAACGGCGCCAGCATGCCGTCAGCGGCTGTCTCCGTGTCGGCCCGGGCGGTGAGCCGCAGCTTCACCTCCCCCGCCCCGGCATAGGGCGCCACGGTGGGGTTGGTGCCCTCCAGCAGATCGGCCATCTGCTCGGCCAGGGCCGATTCGGCCACGCCCCAGAAGCGCAGCAACCGGCTCGCGTACACCCCCTGGGAGAGCCCGGCCTGGCGCAGCCAGGGGGCCGCCGTGGCCTCCCACATGGCGTGCATCTCACTGGGCACCCCCGGGAAGGTGAGCACCGTGAAACCCGGCAGCGGGCTCCAGATCATTCCTGCGGCCGTGCCCGTGGGATTGGGCAGCACGGCCGCACCCTCGGGCAGCAGGGCCTGGCGGCGGAGGCTGGCGGAGAGCTGGCGCCCCCGTGCCCGGGCCTTGGCCTCGATGTCGGCCCACACCTCCGGCCGCTCGGTGAGCGGCGTGTCGAAGGCGGCGGCGATCGCCTCGGTGGTGAGGTCGTCGGGGGTGGGCCCGAGGCCGCCGGTGGTGATCAGCACCCGGCAGCGCTGGGAGGCCTCGCGCACCGCGGCGATCACCCGGTCGCGGTTGTCGCCCACCACCTGCTGGCGCCGATGGGGAATGCCCAGGGCCGCCAGCTGCTCGGCGATCCAGCGGGCGTTGCCGTTGGTGATGTTGCCCAGCAGCAGCTCGGTGCCGATGCAGAGGATCTCGGCCGTCATCGCTGGCGCTGGCGCTGGCGGGCGGAGGGCCTGTCCTGGCGCTGGAGCTCACGGCGGGTGCTCACCAGCACCCAGATCAGCACCGCGGTGGCCAGGGCCAGCCAGAGGAAGCGCATCTCCGCATTCACCAGCACCAGGGCCAGGGAAGCCAGCCACTGGGTGAAGGCATAGATCAGCAGCACGGTGCGCCGGTGGCTGAGGCCGGTGCGCAGCAGGCGGTGGTGCAGATGGCGGCGGTCGGGATAGAAGGGCGAGTGGCCGTCGCTGAGCCGGCCCATGATCACCGCCGACATATCGGCCAGGGGGAGGGAGAGGATCAGCAGGGGCAGCAGCAGGCTGACGCTGGTGAGCCCCTTGGCGGGGCCCACGATGCTGATCGCGGCGAGGGCAAAGCCGAGAAAATAGGAGCCGCCATCGCCCATGAAG
This portion of the Cyanobium sp. NIES-981 genome encodes:
- a CDS encoding arylsulfatase; its protein translation is MADLRPATLLARLRRIRFGWGRRLGALVLALALVAWQGGWTPAAAQRMVSGVLGSPAAKATISGRQLPAPARPFGGVIKENALQSTSWWPPTVVPPKEAPNVLLIMTDDAGFAINSVFGGVIPTPAMERIASQGLRYNRIMSTALCSPTRAALITGRNHHSVGFGVIAEQATGFPGYDSIIGVENATIGRILRDNGYATSWFGKDHNTPTYQASQAGPFTQWPTGMGFDYFYGFVGGDANQWGPNLFRNTTQIYPWKGQEGSLKLDRSNLAAKVWPVTGEEPSWNLITAMADDAIDWMTRIHQTNPEQPVFLHYVPGSSHAPHHPTKEWVDKIHAMHLFDDGYEKLRERIFENQKKLGVIPADEELTPWPADILTPWDQLSEEAKQLYIRQVEVFAAYVAYNDHEIGRVIQAFDDLGKLDNTLIIYINGDNGTSAEGGPEGTFSEVAFFNDVRPPVDVQMKYYDAWGTEYAYNHMSAGWSWAFDTPFDWFKQNASRLGGVNQNMVISWPKRIKDKGGLREQFVHVIDVLPTILEATGIPAPDTVDGIPQKPIEGTSFLYTFDQGNAKAPSRHTTQYFEMMGQWALYHDGWLLSTKVDRAPWDAFGPANPDPLNNQVFQLYDLTKNFNQSEDIAEQHPERVAAMRTMFVEEAKKYQVFPLNASVAARVAAQRPSLTAGLNELVYTRPMTGVPQGDAPYLLNTSYSLTADITVPPGGAEGMIATSGGRFAGWGFYLLKGRPVFNWNLLNLDWVKWEGSEPLSPGQHKVAFDFKYDGLGLGTIKFNSFAGVGKGGTGTLKVDGKVVASKRMEKTIPIILQWDESFDIGSDTITGIDDSDYLPPFPLTAKLNKLTIRIDRPQLSPADIKKLEEGMKTAAMGIQ
- a CDS encoding helix-turn-helix domain-containing protein, whose protein sequence is MHGAIPFLDQQAVTLTQADAVVRRIADQLPLRGLVHVGPAAALRMRSVVVPLGRLCVAGTAHSPLRIEMDPLPDAVTLAFTEQGGADLRADGRCVRLTPRSTGMFLPVTAFQCESESIVSVLIHDSAQRLAATAAAMAGCADGEAPCLPSGFHRPVFLDGSEDPLRNAVFTSLRRTLRLLDQPLLLTGGFGALQLEDLLRRHLVLLLWPALADPDRPVPAPLSRDPIFEELLEWMDAHHDQPITLTQLAQRSGDSVRTLQYRFQRQVGCSPMQWLRQRRLEAARADIGRAGQEDSVAAIARRHGFHHLAGFSTAFQRRYGLLPSEARRQGRRR
- a CDS encoding competence/damage-inducible protein A, encoding MTAEILCIGTELLLGNITNGNARWIAEQLAALGIPHRRQQVVGDNRDRVIAAVREASQRCRVLITTGGLGPTPDDLTTEAIAAAFDTPLTERPEVWADIEAKARARGRQLSASLRRQALLPEGAAVLPNPTGTAAGMIWSPLPGFTVLTFPGVPSEMHAMWEATAAPWLRQAGLSQGVYASRLLRFWGVAESALAEQMADLLEGTNPTVAPYAGAGEVKLRLTARADTETAADGMLAPLEAEIRRRAGQACFGADGDSLASVVLEQLRRRGETLAVAESCTGGGIGAALAAVPGASDVFLGGVIAYANAVKEGLLGVSALDLERHGAVSDPVALAMAAGARRLAGATWGVAVTGIAGPGGGSEQKPVGLVHIAVADALGAWSEGVRFGSSRGRHWIQTLTVGEALNRLRLRLLAS
- a CDS encoding formylglycine-generating enzyme family protein, whose amino-acid sequence is MALQPAFALGCPEGMVAIPAASYRMGAAGRRPEELPAARVQVGAFCMGTHEVTNRQFAAFVAATGYRTVAERPLPAEQFPELSPSERRAGALVFRPVAEGEQIDELAGWHWVPGADWRHPEGPGSSIEHRLDHPVVQVAYTDAAAYAAWSGAALPSEAQWELAARGGLRDAVFGWGDTWDPRRANTWQGPFPHLDTGDDGHAGTAPVGSYPPNGYGLHDTTGNVWEWTRDWYAPGHGGLGQGPDPVVVDAAVSQDPRDPGVAKHVIKGGSFLCSPAYCSRYRPSAREAESPDTGTNHLGFRLVASLTAPPNPHG